The Cryobacterium sp. SO1 genomic sequence TCGTGCGGCGCGGCGGCATCCTCTACGTGGGCATCAACTACCGGCTGGGCGCGTTGGGCTACCTCGACTTCAGCCGGTACTCCACGCCGGAGCGGCCGTTCGAGAGCAATCTGGGGCTGCGCGATCAGGTCGCAGCTCTCGCCTGGGTGCGTGCCAACATCCGGGCCTTCGGCGGCGACCCGGATGCCGTGACGCTGTTCGGCGAATCGGCCGGCGGTAACGCCGTGACCACCCTGATGACCGTTCCGGCGGCCGCGGGCCTGTTCCAGCGGGCGATCGCCCAGAGCTCTCCGCCGAACGCCGTGTACCCACCGGCGTTGACCGCCGAGTGGGCGGCGACGTTCGTCGGCATCCTGGCCGAGCAGACGCTGGGCGCCCCGGCCGCCGGAGGCGACCTCGTGCATCCGGCCGCGCGGCTCGCGAGCCGGCCGGCCGAGCCGCCGGCGCGCTCGGGCCTCACCGACGCCGAGGCCGTGCGGTTGCTGCTGGACGCCGACCCGGCCCGCCTCGCCGGGGCGACCACCACCCTCACCGTGCGCTCGCCCGACCAGTACCCGGGCACCATCCCGCTCAGCCCGGTCATCGACGGTGACTTCCTGCCCGAACGTCCCCTGGACGCGTTCCGCGACGGCCGGGCGCACCGCATCCCGCTGATCATCGGCACAAACGAGCGCGAGGGATCGCTGTTCAGCGGCCGGATCGACATTCTCGCGTCGACACCGCCGCGCATGCGCGCCGTCTTCGCCAACACCAAGAAGAAGGCCAAGAAGGCGCTCAAGGCGCAGTACCCCGGCATGCCGGCGCCGCGGGCCGCGCTGGACTTCGGCGGCGACTACTCGTTCTGGTACCCGAGCGTGAAGGTGGGGGAGCGGCACTCCAGGTACGCTCCGGTGCACTTCTACCGGTTCGACGCGGCACCCCGGCTGCTGCGCCGGATGGGACTGGATGCCACCCACGGTCTCGAACTGTTCCCGCTCTTCGACAGGCTCGACGGCTGGTTCGGGCGCGGCATGACGGTCCTCGGCGGGCGCCGCGCCTTCAAGGCCATCGGTCTGCGCATGCAGGGCTGGTGGTTGAGTTTCGCCCGCACCGGCGTTCCGGATGCCGCGTGGCCGGCATACACCGAGGCCGACAGGCTGACGCTCGTGATCGACACCGTCGACAAGGTGGTGCCGGATCCGCAGGCCGAACGCCGCATCGCCTGGGGCGCCTTCGTCCCGCACGTTTGACCAGAGCGGTTGGCCTGATTTCCAGGACCGCGCTGCGAGTCGTAGACTAAGGCGTTTGGCGCGCCGCCGAACGTCGACTGGGAGAGCATCATTTCCGCATCAGAGCACGAGTCTGCCACCATCGCAGGCGCCACCACCGCAGCCACCGAGTCACCCGCTCCCGAGCCGGCCGCCAGGCCCGAACCGACCGGGCGCGGCACGAAGTCGGTGCTTGACCGCTACTTCGAGATCACCCGACGCGGGTCCACCTGGGGCCGGGAGGTGCGCGGCGGTCTGGTGACCTTCGTCACCATGGCCTACATCGTCATCCTCAACCCGCTCATCCTCGGTGGCTTCAGCGCCGACCAGGCCGCAGTGGATGTCGCCGGGAACTGGCTGCCCAACGGCCAGGTCGCCGCCGTCACCGCGTTGACCGCCGGCGTCATGACGATCCTGTTCGGTGTCATCGCCCGCTTGCCGTTCGGCTTCGCCGCCGGCCTCGGCATCAACTCGTTCCTGGCCGTCAGCGTCGTGGGCCAGGTCACCTGGCCAGAGGCGATGGGCCTGGTCGTCATCAACGGCCTCATCATCGTGCTGCTGGCCTCCACCGGCCTCCGCGCGATGATCTTCACCGCCGTGCCCCGCCAGCTCAAGATCGCCATCACCGTGGGCATCGGCCTGTTCATCGCGTTCATCGGACTGGTCGACTCCGGGTTCGTACGCGCCAGCGGCGTCCCCTCCCCGCCCGTGCAGCTCGGCGAGTCCGGTTCGGTCGCCAGCCTGCCCACAGCAGTGTTCGTGATCGGGCTGCTCGTCATCGGCGTGCTCGTGGCCCGCAAAGTCAAGGGCGCCCTGCTCATCGGCATCGTCGGCACCACCGTGCTCGCCGTCATCCTCGAGGCCATCTTCAAGGTGGGCCCGTCGCTCGGCACCAACCCGGCCGGCTGGAACCTGAACGCCCCGGTGCTGCCGACCAGTTTCGTCGCACTGCCCGATCTCTCCCTCGTCGGCCAGGTCAGCTTCGGCGCGTTCGAGCGCATCGGCATCCTCGCGGCCGTGATGCTGGTCTTCACACTGGTCTTCACGAATTTCTTCGACGCCATGGGCACCATGACCGGGCTCTCCAACGAGGCCGGCGTGGCCGACAAGAACGGCAACTTCCCCCGGCTCAAGTCGGCCCTGATCGTCGAGGGTGTCGGCGCCGTCGTCGGTGGCGCCACCTCCTCATCGTCGAACACGGTCTTCATCGAGTCCGGCGCCGGCATCGGCGAGGGTGCCCGCACCGGCTTCGCCAACATCGTCACCGGGCTGCTCTTCCTCGCGGCGATGTTCTTCACCCCGCTCACCCAGATCGTGCCGCTCGAGGTGGCCGCCGCCGCGCTGGTCATCGTGGGCGCCATGATGGTGTCTCAGATCCGGTTCATCGACTTCAGCGACTTCTCCACCGTGCTGCCGGTGTTCCTGACCATCATCGTGATGCCGTTGAGCTACTCCATCGCCAACGGCATCGGTGCCGGCTTCATCAGCTGGGTCATCGTGCGCTCCCTCTCGGGCAAGGCCCGCGAGATCAGCCCGCTGCTCTGGGTCGTCGCCGCCGGGTTCCTGGTCTTCTTCGTGCGCGGACCCATCGAGGTCCTGTTCGGCGTCTAACGGATGCCGGGCCGGCCACCGCCGGCCCGGTCTGCGTTTTCTTGCACCATCTGGCCTGAGGGCGACGGTTCGCTGCGTGGCGCTGTCGAAATGTGCGGCTCCGGTGCCAGGGTCTGCGCCCGCGATAGAGTGAATCGGTTATGAGCCACAAGCTCGTCCCCGACGGCAATGGAGCCAGCGTGCACACCACACCCAGCATGTCCGCA encodes the following:
- a CDS encoding carboxylesterase/lipase family protein: MTSPTRARPLDPLEVRVSGGLVRGVSERGIRAWRGIPYAAAPVGPLRFRAPAPALPWPGVRDAAQFGPVATQSHRGQFIGAHPRIPQSEDCLSLNVVAPDAPIDDGALRPVMVFVHGGAYSVGSSRENPRQGEGLVRRGGILYVGINYRLGALGYLDFSRYSTPERPFESNLGLRDQVAALAWVRANIRAFGGDPDAVTLFGESAGGNAVTTLMTVPAAAGLFQRAIAQSSPPNAVYPPALTAEWAATFVGILAEQTLGAPAAGGDLVHPAARLASRPAEPPARSGLTDAEAVRLLLDADPARLAGATTTLTVRSPDQYPGTIPLSPVIDGDFLPERPLDAFRDGRAHRIPLIIGTNEREGSLFSGRIDILASTPPRMRAVFANTKKKAKKALKAQYPGMPAPRAALDFGGDYSFWYPSVKVGERHSRYAPVHFYRFDAAPRLLRRMGLDATHGLELFPLFDRLDGWFGRGMTVLGGRRAFKAIGLRMQGWWLSFARTGVPDAAWPAYTEADRLTLVIDTVDKVVPDPQAERRIAWGAFVPHV
- a CDS encoding NCS2 family permease, producing the protein MAGATTAATESPAPEPAARPEPTGRGTKSVLDRYFEITRRGSTWGREVRGGLVTFVTMAYIVILNPLILGGFSADQAAVDVAGNWLPNGQVAAVTALTAGVMTILFGVIARLPFGFAAGLGINSFLAVSVVGQVTWPEAMGLVVINGLIIVLLASTGLRAMIFTAVPRQLKIAITVGIGLFIAFIGLVDSGFVRASGVPSPPVQLGESGSVASLPTAVFVIGLLVIGVLVARKVKGALLIGIVGTTVLAVILEAIFKVGPSLGTNPAGWNLNAPVLPTSFVALPDLSLVGQVSFGAFERIGILAAVMLVFTLVFTNFFDAMGTMTGLSNEAGVADKNGNFPRLKSALIVEGVGAVVGGATSSSSNTVFIESGAGIGEGARTGFANIVTGLLFLAAMFFTPLTQIVPLEVAAAALVIVGAMMVSQIRFIDFSDFSTVLPVFLTIIVMPLSYSIANGIGAGFISWVIVRSLSGKAREISPLLWVVAAGFLVFFVRGPIEVLFGV